DNA from Thermococcus sp. CX2:
TCTGTACTCTAGTTCTTCCTTTACGGTGAGCTTTAGCATTGTTAGTGGATCGATAACTACCCTTGAATAATGTTCGAATTCAACCTTGTTACGGATTGCGTTCGTTAATTTTTCAAAACTCTTCCCAAACTCTTCATAGAAAGCTCCTGCAAAGAGGTGTGTCCTTTCTGTAACCGGAGTCGCATCGATTGCTCTGAATTTTGGGTTATTCAAATCAAAGCCCAGCCTGGCCATATCCTCCTTTAAAATTTTGAGGGGCTCTTCAAGCGTCACATAGAGAACGTTCTCGTGGTTCTTCGCGCCTTCCATGAGAAATTGGATGGTGAGGGTAGTTTTCCCGGTTCCAGGACCACCTTTAACCAGATACGTTCTTCCCGGAATTAGTCCACCTCCAAGCATCTCGTCCAGACCTTTTATTCCTGTGGATACCCTTCCCATAATGCTCACCTAAAACCACTCACCTATGAGGAACTATGTGTTAGCTGTATATATACGTTATTGACAATATAAGGGTTATAAGAGGCATAGTTCTCTGTTTTAATACTTCACGCTTAGGGTGTGGGGGTTA
Protein-coding regions in this window:
- a CDS encoding ATPase domain-containing protein, encoding MGRVSTGIKGLDEMLGGGLIPGRTYLVKGGPGTGKTTLTIQFLMEGAKNHENVLYVTLEEPLKILKEDMARLGFDLNNPKFRAIDATPVTERTHLFAGAFYEEFGKSFEKLTNAIRNKVEFEHYSRVVIDPLTMLKLTVKEELEYRTTFISFLKSLSELNATVMITSDLKTSDIEEYLVSGVIELKTIEVNGRLLRGIMIRKFRGSSFDEQIRPYKITDHGIEVYHTENIFVE